A genomic window from Silene latifolia isolate original U9 population chromosome Y, ASM4854445v1, whole genome shotgun sequence includes:
- the LOC141632427 gene encoding uncharacterized protein LOC141632427 gives MAYDVSLIGLISRIYIEDRVWSKIDRALANPSWLAKFPATSANFLPPGISDHSPILVTIFEDKHEAWMEQVNGSLMFKPFAKLKNVQNKLLLMHKESFTDISSRIKTCKDNLHLCQQQIQEDIHSSTLLDQERILLATYMKLKQAEGNILKQKEKIANISYNDLSSKYFYARIHDRKQ, from the exons ATGGCATATGATGTGAGCTTAATCGGACTAATAAGCAGGATATATATTGAGGATAGGGTTTGGTCAAAAATTGATAGAGCCCTAGCTAATCCATCCTGGCTTGCCAAATTCCCCGCCACATCTGCAAATTTTCTTCCTCCTGGAATCTCTGATCACTCTCCCATCCTTGTTACTATTTTTGAAGATAAGCAT GAAGCTTGGATGGAACAAGTTAATGGCTCTCTGATGTTCAAGCCTTTTGCTAAGCTAAAAAATGTACAAAATAAGCTCCTCTTGATGCACAAAGAAAGCTTTACTGATATTTCTTCAAGGATCAAGACTTGCAAAGATAATCTCCACCTTTGTCAGCAGCAAATTCAGGAGGATATTCACTCCTCTACTCTTCTGGACCAGGAGAGGATACTTCTGGCTACTTATATGAAACTTAAACAAGCTGAAGGAAATATTCTCAAGCAAAAAGAAAAAATTGCAAACATTTCATATAATGATTTATCCTCCAAATATTTTTATGCAAGAATTCATGATAGAAAGCAATAA